A stretch of the Danio rerio strain Tuebingen ecotype United States chromosome 18, GRCz12tu, whole genome shotgun sequence genome encodes the following:
- the si:dkey-12e7.1 gene encoding uncharacterized protein LOC557553, whose product MPQRKRALVPVNTRRRAKADDDYFPFNSLPVECQLHVLSFLSEVDKCNSALVCSSWSCLVRSGKLWRVADYSRRGVFHLGQEGLLVSNREFERWKSWVHHYTHHLISRGASLLTLKASFDLGDQCNKWGELLSHLLENVHCRDLSHLDLNWTFTLLEPLDLRVHTSSSSHQDNITKMDQVNNFQILLARLVHSCPRITKMRLHFDWSETSVALITQFQHLRILELKYFWVFKGVSPNTLQTVTKSLPNLKSLTLHVLVPLRNLGISYTLESLSLEFLDVSPSRGLVFSRLNLPALRELRAKKIVRGITLDRRTRLRIQSRWPCLYQVLREGTPKLQALNNERLLPNWKEQSYRELTSILQQSCYCLQHLDSWLW is encoded by the coding sequence ATGCCTCAGCGGAAGAGAGCCCTCGTTCCCGTTAATACGAGGAGAAGGGCTAAAGCAGACGATGATTACTTCCCTTTCAACTCCCTGCCGGTGGAATGTCAGCTCCACGTGCTCTCGTTCCTCAGCGAGGTGGACAAATGTAACTCTGCCCTGGTGTGCTCGAGCTGGAGTTGCTTAGTGCGTTCTGGAAAGCTCTGGAGAGTTGCGGACTACTCTCGCCGTGGGGTGTTTCATTTGGGCCAAGAGGGTCTGCTCGTATCCAACCGCGAGTTTGAGCGCTGGAAATCTTGGGTTCACCATTACACCCATCATCTTATATCCCGTGGTGCTAGTTTGCTCACTCTCAAGGCCAGTTTCGATCTAGGCGACCAGTGCAATAAATGGGGCGAACTTCTGTCACATCTTCTAGAGAACGTGCATTGTCGGGATCTCAGTCATTTAGACCTGAACTGGACGTTTACGCTCCTGGAGCCCCTTGACCTTCGCGTCCACACCAGTTCTAGTTCTCACCAAGACAACATCACCAAGATGGACCAGGTCAATAACTTCCAGATCCTCCTGGCCAGACTCGTCCACAGCTGTCCCAGGATCACCAAAATGCGCTTGCACTTCGACTGGTCCGAAACATCAGTTGCGCTCATCACTCAGTTTCAACACCTTCGTATATTAGAGCTCAAGTACTTTTGGGTGTTCAAAGGAGTCAGTCCGAACACACTCCAGACGGTGACCAAGTCTCTCCCCAATCTGAAGTCCCTAACGCTGCATGTTCTTGTACCACTTCGAAATTTAGGCATCTCGTACACTCTCGAATCCCTTTCACTCGAGTTTTTAGATGTGTCGCCTAGTCGAGGGTTGGTTTTTTCAAGACTTAACCTTCCAGCGCTACGAGAGCTGCGGGCTAAAAAGATTGTTCGGGGCATTACTCTGGACCGGCGGACTCGACTGCGCATACAGAGCCGTTGGCCCTGCTTGTATCAGGTCTTACGTGAAGGGACCCCCAAACTTCAAGCTCTTAACAATGAAAGACTACTTCCGAACTGGAAGGAGCAAAGCTACAGGGAGCTGACGTCAATCCTCCAGCAGTCCTGCTACTGTCTTCAGCATTTAGACAGTTGGCTTTGGTGA